From Desulfovibrio desulfuricans:
AACAAGGTCATTTAGCATTAGCCGTCCGCACGGGCGGCAACACAAATAACGGCAAGGCGGCCTGCGCAAGCGGGCCGCTTTCTGCCCGCGCGGCGGGCATTTATTGTTTCCCCGCCCCGCGCCGCCGCGCCACGGGCACGCAACCAGGAGCGCCCATGTCCTCTGACGCCAGCCGTGAACTTCTCGACAGCCTGCCCGAACTGAAACCTGACGAAACCTTCTGCTTCGACTGCAACCCCGATGTCCCCTGTTTCAACCGTTGCTGCGCTGAGCTCACCCTGCCCCTCACCCCATATGACGTGTTGCGCCTGCGCCGCAATCTGGGCATTGGCAGCGAAGAGTTTCTTGGAACCTTTACCACCATGCGTTCCTTTCCCGACACGGGCTTTCCCCTGCCCATGCTGCGCATGCTTGACGGCCCGGACGAACCCTGCCCCTTTGTGACCCCCGCGGGCTGCTCAGTGTACGAAGACAGGCCCGGCGCTTGCCGTTACTACCCCTTGGGGCGCGGCACAAAGATGGCGACAGACGGCGTTTCGGAACGCTTCTTTGTGGTGCGCGAGCCGCACTGCCTTGGCTTTGACAAAGGTACCGTGCGTACCCCCCATCAGTGGCTGGAAAATGAGGAACTAAAACCCTTCAACACTTCCAACGACCGCTATATGCGCCTCATGGCCATGGTGCGGGCAACGGGTCAACCACTTGAACCCCGACTGGTAACTATGATAGTGCTGTGTCTGTTTCAGATCGACAAGTTCCGTGAGCTTATCACAAACATGCGTGTATTCTCGCATGTGGACATAAGCGATCAGCGCAAGGCCGCCATCATGGAAGACAGCCAGCAGGGCGATGAAGCCGCTCTTGATTTCGGGCTGGACTGGATGGAACTTGTCATCTTTGGTCAGAGCCAGGGCCTGGCCAGAAAATAGATTGTTTTGAATTTCACAAATACGGCGAAAAAGCGCCCCCCACAGTAATGCGAGGGAGCGCTTTTTCATATCTTGCCGAGGTTATTGAGCATTCCAGCATAGCGAAAAACTGGCGAATTCCGGGACTATTTTTGGAAAGTTTGCAGACCGAGCAGCCTTGCTCGTGATAAATTTCTTTTACAAATTCCGGCTAATATGTCAGAGTGACTGGGTACAGGATATTTTGAGCTGGAGATTGATAAAAAACCAAAGAATTCAAGCATATCTACTGACAGAACCCAGCTGTGTGTGACGCGACGCACGGCATTGCCTTAGACGGTTTGTTTGTATTGGGGCCACGACCTCGGCCATTGGCCGGAACAATCGTATTGGAGGAGAGTATGAGTTTTGGCAGACAGGTGTATGAGTTTCTGCTGAGCAGCTCCCAGGCTTATGCCAAATGGGATTTGGAAGTCTCCACTTCCATTCTCAAAAGCAGGAAAAAGCTGCTCATCTTGTTGGCTCTTGCAGTTCCCATTCTGGCGGGCTGCCTGGCCGAAGCCTATGAGTATCACGAAATGCTGGGCGGCAAAACCGCCTATGCCCCGGCTTTTTACACCAACACCATCTTTTTGGCTTCCATCGCCGTGGGCCTTGCAGCCGGTCTGATCACCGGGTGTATCGGCGCTGGCGGCGGCTTCATCATCACCCCCGCGCTTATGGCTGCGGGCGTGAAAGGTATTTTGGCGGTGGGCACTGACCTGTTCCACATTTTCGCCAAAGCCATCATGGGCACCACGGTGCACAAAAAACTGGGCAACGTTTCCACCAAGCTGGCCATCGCCTTTCTTGTGGGTTCCGGCGTGGGAACAGTCATTGGCGGCGCGATCAACAAAGGGTTGTACAACTCTGACCCGCTGCTTTCCGAACTGTTCATCAGCACCATTTACGCAGTGCTGCTGGGCTTTCTTGGTTTCTATGCCCTCTTTGACTTTTTGAAGAGCTCCCGCGGCGGCGCCGCAGCAAATCAGGACGCGCACGGCGGCAGCGCCGGTATGACAGGCGTTGCCCTGAAGCTTCAGGCTCTGGCCGTGCCGCCCATGATTACCTTTGACGAAGACCTCGTTCCCGGCGGCCGCCGTATTTCCGGCTGGATCGTTGCCGCGGGCGGCGTCATCGTGGGCCTTTTGGCTGCCATCATGGGCGTGGGCGGCGGCTTCGTCACCTTCCCCATGTTCGTGTACATCTTCGGCGTGTCGTCCATGACCACCGTTGGCACCGACATTCTGCAGATCATCTTTACCGCTGGTTTTGCCTCCATCGGCCAGTACGCCATTTACGGCTACGTGTTCTACACGCTGGCAGTCGGCATGCTGCTTGGTTCGCTGCTGGGCATCCAGGTGGGCGCTCTGACCACCAAGGTGGTCAAGGGCATTCACATTCGCGGTTTTTACGCCATCTCCATCATTGCCGGTTTCATCAACCGTGCGGCCACCCTGCCCAAGAAGCTTGTTGAGCTTGAAGTGCTGAACTGGTCGCCCAGCGTGGTGGGCATTATTGAAGACGTGGGCAACGTGATTTTCTGGGTTGTTGTTGCCTTCTTCGGCATCTGGGTATTCAGCAAGTTCTTCTTCAACCTCGGCAAGCTTAGAGGGGAGGCCTGATCATGCTTATTCATGCCAAAGCCCCTTTCTTCCGGGGCAGCTTGATGCTCATTTCGTTTCTGGTTCTGTTTGCCGCCCTGCTCATGCCCATCTTGCGTGACGAGAACGGCAAGCACGTTACCGGCCTTGAATACGCCGATAACGTCTTCAACGAACTTTCCAAGGGGTCATCCTACTTTATCCCTGGCGTTCGTGAAAACCTGAAAAAGGTTGACGGAAAGATCGTGACGGTTACCGTCAAGCTCAAGAAGGCCGCCCTTGCCCCCGTTGCCGCCATGGCCCTGCAAACTGCGGGAGCCACGGATGTCAGCGCCACTGACGGCAAGGTTACCTTTACCGGCGACCTGGGCAAAATCCTCGCCTCCGCCACTGACGATTCCGATGCCCTGTATCACAACGATGCAGACAAGGTTTCGCAGAAATACGGTGGGGAGAATGCCCTTAAAGTGGCCTCCGCATGGTGGTACCTGCTTTCGCCCAGCATCAAGGAACTGCAGAAGCAGCGCCTGATCGCCGAGTCGCAGGTGGTGGACCATGTGCTGCGCCGCGCCATTGAACCGGGCAACAACTTCTACAGCGTGACCGCCGCCAAGGTGTCCGAGCACGTTATGTTGATGGTTGGCATGCTGGTTTTCTACGTGCTTTACACCCTGTGGTACGGCTTTGCCATCTTCGAACTGTTCGAAGGCATTGGCCTTGCCATGACCAAGTCAAAAGTCAAAAAAGAAGGCTAAGGCATAAATCCGGAGACGCACACATCCCCATAGCTCGCGTCTGCTAAAAAATGGGGATATGCCGGCTTGCCTGGTTGGATATTGAAGAAGGCCGTCTCCCTGTGGAAGACGGCCTTCTGAGCGTTGATGCCATCAACGCGACCAGCAATCTGGAGCAGGCTGAGGCTTGCCCGCGCCGTCGCGACAGATTGATGGCTTCTTATTCCCGTTGACAGCCGTCTTCCTGTGGAAGACGGCCTTCTGAGCGTTGATGCCATCAACGCGACCAGCAAGCTGGAGCAGGTCGCGGCTTGCCCGCGTTCCCACCAAACACAACATATGCAACCTGATACCTTTCACAAAAAGTCTGTTACAAGTAACAGCTTAGGCACAATCGGACTGCATATTATACAAGTAAATACCACTAACACATTGACATAATAACAATATTGATATATCTACACAGCTTTACCAACCCATTCAAGGCTGTCCCATGAATTCAGACGCTTCATTCTGCCTCTGGAACTCAAGCTGCCATGAGGCACTGGCCGATGCACAAAACACCGGGGCCAATGTACACCTTGAATGCTGCCTTATCTGGTGCGGCGAAACTGCCTGCATATCTGTGGAGGGTCTGGTACGCGAGGTCAACGGCCGGGAGGCCCAGCTTGTTGTGCGTTCCATGACCATGCAGACCCAGAACCACAAGGCGGTGGTAAACCAGGGCAAATTTTACTTCAGCGTCAAACGGCATATTGCGCAGGATACGACGGCGCGTCTTGGCGTTTACGGTACCGCGCAAATTCTCGAAACAGCTGTCGGGCCCAGTGGCGAAATGCTGTATTTGAGCCTGCGCTTTTCACGCCATGTGACGGTACGGCAGTTGCGCAGCAGCAAGCGGATACCCTGGCGCGCCGAATACAGCCGCATGTCGAGCGTGCTGCTCGCGCCGGAGCGCCCCGACACCACCAACGATTTACGCATCATGCTCGAGGCGTACAGTCAGGTGGCCCCGCCAGCCACCCGCATTCTGGATGTTTCAGAAGGCGGGGCATGCGTCTGCATGCCGGAAGAACTGGCGATGCCCTCCTTCACCTCCGATGCAACCTACCTGTTTTTTCTCCAGCCCAGCGTAATGCCAGTTACTGTGCCTCCCTACGTTTTTCTTGCCAAGCGGGCAGGTTTTGGCAAGGCCCCTGACGCCCAGGGCGTTGCCGTGCGCCTGCGCTTTCAGGAAGAACTGGACTGGAGCGCCCGCCGCGCCCGGCTGCGCTGGCTCAACGTCAAGGGCGGCTCCCCCCGTTTGCGTCAGTGCCTCACCCAATACACCGATGCGTCAAAGGATCAGCAAGACTCCGCCTAAACGCAAGTACTCGTATCATCCCTGCATTTACCACGGCCTCACCCCCTGTGCTTTCTCCCAATCCGGGGTTTATGGCCCTAAAATTGCATTCATTATGGCAGTATTGCCGCCATGCGGAAAATTTGACCCATGCAGGTCATCAACATAAAGGATACCGCCATGAAAATTTCCGGACTCAACCCCACTCCGGCCTTTGCCTTCCCTGCCATGGAAAAAGATGACAACACAGCTGCCAGCGCGCCTTCCCGCGATGTTGTCAGCCTGAGTGCCCCCAATTTGCTGGCAGATGACGAAGTGGACGGCGTGCTTGACGACACCATGAGCATGATCTCGCAAAATCCCATGGACGCGCTTTCCGTTCACAGCGGCCTGAGCGCCAGCCGCGTCGCCTCCCTGCTGAGCCTGTAGGCTGGCTGATTCTCTGCGGCATGGTTTGACACTATCGCCGCCTTGGGGGTATCACTTTCCGTCTACGTCGGCGCATATTCTTTTTTTGGTCCGGCGTTTTTTACCGAAGCCAGCACAGAGGTAAGGGTGATGACGGATATTGACCGCCAAATGGCCACCATCAAGCGCGGCATGGCCGAGCTGATTGACGAGAACGAACTGCGCAAAAAGATAGCGCGCGGCAAGCCGCTGCGCATCAAGGTGGGCTTTGACCCCACCGCTCCTGACCTGCACCTCGGGCATACGGTTGTTATGCACAAGATGCGTCATTTTCAGGAACTGGGGCACCATGTCATCTTTCTTATCGGCGACTTTACGGGCCGCATAGGCGACCCTTCCGGCCGCTCGGAAACCCGGCCCCCCCTCACTGAAGAGCAGGTTCTTGCCAACGCGGAAACCTACAAAAAGCAGGTTTTCAAGATTCTTGATCCACAGAAGACCGAGGTTGCCTTCAACTCGGCCTGGCTGGGCAAGATGGACGCCACGGGCTTTATCAAGCTGGCTTCCAGCTATACCGTTGCCCGCATGATGGAACGCGATGATTTTGAAAAGCGTTTCCGTGAGCAGCGTCCCATATCCATCCACGAATTCCTGTATCCGCTGTGTCAGGGTTATGACTCCGTCGCCCTCAAGAGCGATGTGGAAATGGGCGGCACTGACCAGAAGTTCAACCTGCTGGTGGGCCGCACCCTCCAGGCGCACTACGGCATAGAAAGCCAGTGCATCCTGACCCTGCCCCTGCTCGAAGGCACCGATGGCGTGCGCAAGATGTCAAAATCTTACGGTAACTACATTGGTATTGACGAAGCGCCTTCCCAGATTTTCGGCAAGGTCATGGCCATCTCTGATGAGCTTATGTGGCGCTACTATGAGCTGCTCTCGGCCAAAAGCCTTGAAGACATTGCAGCCCTCAAGGCTTCCGTGGCCAGCGGCGAGCTGCACCCCAAGGCCGCCAAGGAAAATCTTGCCCACGAGATGGTGGCACGCTACCACAGCGAAAAAGATGCCGATGAAGCAAAGCAGGGCTTTAATGCCGTTTTTGCTGGCGGCGGCGTGCCGGACGACATGCCCGAGCACCAGTGCGCCTGCGGCGAAGACAGCACTCCCCCGTTTTTTCTTGAGGCCGCAGGCCTTGTTAAAAGCCGTGGCGAAGCCAAACGCCTGATGAAAGAAGGCGCGCTCTCCATTGATGGAGAACGCTGCGAAGACGCCATCACCCCGCTTGCAGCCGGGGAATACGTGGTCAAACTCGGCAAAAAGCGCTTTCTCAAGCTGAAGGTGCGCTAAGACGCAATCCCTCTGAATACTTGAAGAAACGCCCTTGCGCGGCAGGTCTGCACCTGCCGCGCAAGGGCGTTCTTTTTATGCGCCAAAACCCTGACCCTCCGAATTATCCACGGCAGGCGGCAACAAATTGTCCGCAAGGCATACGCGATTTCGGCCACTGTTCTTGGCCCGGTAGAGGGCAAGGTCTGCCCTCTTCACCATGTCTTCCAGGGGATTTTCCACATCTGCCTGTAAATCCGCCAGACCAATGCTGACTGTAAAGCGAATGTCCTTTTCGTTGTGCCACACGACCATTTCTTCCACGCGCCTGCGCAACCGCTCCGCAATGGCTTCTGCCTGCTCGGGCACAACACTGGCCAGAAGAATGCCAAATTCTTCCCCGCCAAGGCGTCCCACATGGTCAGAGGTACGCATGGTGTCATGCAGCAGGGCGCCAAGCGCTTTCAGCACGGCATCGCCCGTATCATGCCCGAAAGTATCGTTGATCTTTTTGAAATGGTCGATATCGAGCATGAAGAAGACCATGTTCAGGCCGTAGCGCTTGGCCCTTTCAATCTCGAACTGAATCTTTTCCAGCAGATTCCTGCGGTTGTTCAAGCCCGTAAGCGCGTCTGTGGTCGCCAGCGAGTACAGGTCTTCAATGCGTTTTTCCAGGCTTTGCTGTGTCTGCTTGAGTTCTGTAATGTCAGAGGCAATAACAAAAAAACCTCGCACCTCCCGTCCATCCATATCCGGTATGTAGCGGGACAGCACATAGCCTGTTGAACCGTCGGCCCTGGCCCTTTCCTGTTCAAAATTCTGCGGTTCGCCGCGCAGGGTCGCATCAATGAGGGGGGCGCATTTGGCAAGCAGCTCCTCGCCCAACAGGGATTGCAAATCAATGCCGATGATCTCCTCCTCACCTTTGCCAAACCATGCCCTGTACATTTTATTGGCGTAATGGCACCGCCGCTCCGCATCCCAGTAGGATACCATGATGGGCGCGTGGTCCATCAGGATACTGATGAACTTGTCGCGCGAGCGCATGGCGCTTTGCAGTTTTTCTGTGGAAAGTTCAGAACGGCGACGGCGGCGCGCTTCTATCATCAGGAGTAAAGTCGAAAGCACTGCCGCGGCCAGCCATATCAACACCTGAATGAGCAGGTCGCTATGCCAGTGGGCATAACTGTTCTCGCTGCTGATGATTGTTCCCACCACCAGGGGGCCGCCCGCCAGAAAGGGCGCTGCCGCCTGCTGCAAGGTGAGCATGGACCGCGCGCCATCAGCCCGCAGGGACTGGGTGTGCAACGCTGCCGCATCGGGTGCCATGTTTGCAATACTCTCCGCCAAAAGGGCATTTTCAGCGTTGCCCAGGTTGGCAAAGGGCAGCAAAGGGCGGCCAGAGGCTGTATATACGGCAACTTTGGCATCTGCGCGGTTGAACGCATACGCCAGTTTGTATCCCCAGAATTCTGGTTTCAAGGCAATGCTTACAGATACGGATGGAAGCCCGTCCTTTGCTGTGGAACGGGAGAAAAGGGCTGTGGACGCAGAAGAAATTGCGCCAGTGGAGGCCCGTGGTGCACCGTTGAGCTCGACAGCAATGGCGGCGACAAGGGGGTTATCCCGCACCAGACCTTGCAGTTGGTCGGCAAGCTGGCCTTCGTCCCGCTGGGCCATGACAGCGTTTTCCACCGTGTCCAGCAGATGGGTGATGCCGCCCACTTCCATTTTGACAATATTGACGGCAATGCTGCTTTCAGAGAGCAGCAGACGCAGCTCATTTTCCTGGAGCTGGAAATAACCATCCACCACGTTGGCGCACAGGACGCCAGCAAGCACGACCAGCCAGACACTGTGGATGGCCCAGTGTGACCGGGAAGCCAGCGTTCTGAAAAAGGCCGTGATGCTCATGGCAAAACTCGGCAGGTAAATATGTTTATTGCATGATACTACCGCTATTGCGGGCAGGCAAGGAGCGACCCGCCCCATCCCGCAGAGTTCTTTTATTTTTTTCTCTTTTCTCCTACCATGCTGCAACGGAGGTCGTATGCAGAAACTTTATGTCGCCATGGTCGGTCTGCCCGCAAGGGGAAAATCCACTCTGGCAAAGCGCATCCGCGATGGGCTTGTGACCGAGGGCATTGCCGCAAAGCTGTTCAATAACGGCGACATGCGCCGGGCGCTCATTGGCGCGGAATCCACCGACCCCAATTTTTACGATCCCAACAACAAGCTGGGACGTGAAGCGCGCGAAATGATCTGCATGCGCAACATGGAGATTGCCCGCGAATGGCTGGCCAAAGACGGCGAGGTGGCCATTCTTGACGCCACCAACGTCAGCCGCGCACGCAGGCACCTCATAGAAACCACGCTCACCGACTACCCGGTACTCTTTGTGGAATGCGTCAACGAAGACCAACTGCTGCTCAATGCCTGCATACGCCGCAAGACCACCCTGCCGGAATACGCCTCGTATACAGAAGAAGAGGCCCTTGCCAGCTTCATGAAGCGCATCAGCTACTATGAAACCATCTACGAGCCATTGCAGGACGAAAAATACTGGCTGCGCGTTGATTCCACAGCCAACCGCATTCTGGACGAGCGCCCCTGCGAAAGTTCACCCTACTATCCCGCTATCCGCGAGATGGTTGTCAGCGTGTGGATTCAGTGCCTGTATCTGGCGCGCCATGGGCAGACGGAATTCAACCTGCGGGGGCGCATCGGCGGCGACCCGCCGCTCACAGCCACGGGCCGCGCCCAGGCGCTTGCGCTTGCCGCCCACCTGCGCGACAAGCCCATTGAGTGGGTGTTTACCTCCACGCGCATACGCTCGCACGAAACGGCAACACCGTTGCTGACCGAACGGCCAGAAGCGCATGCCATGGCCTTTAAGGAATTTGACGAAATCTGGGCGGGCGATTGCGAGGGCATGCTCTACAGTGAAATCCGCGAACGCATGCCCGAGGTCACCCAAGGCCGCAACGCCTGCAAGTACACCTACACCTACCCCAATGGAGAAAGCTACGCCCTGCTGCGCGAGCGGGTACAACGCGGTTTGCGGCGGGCGCTTTTTCTGGCTGGGGATGCACCCCTGATCATTGTGGGGCATCAGGCCATCAACCGGGTGCTGCTTTCGCTCTTTCTCCGGCAGCGCAACGAAGACGTGCCCTTTATCTACATTCCGCAAAACCAGTACTACCACATCAGCCTGACCCCGCGCCGCAAGGTCTTTGAACGCGTGCCCTATGACGGCGGGCGGGGGGCCAGCCTGCTGGCTGAATAAAAAAGGGCTGCGCCCCGATCTGCCCGCGCGTCCATCAAACGCAGGCAGACAGGGGCGCAGCCCGTGGACAGCCTGTTACGCGAGGCGCGATGTTACGTAGTTACGCACCGCGCCCTGCTCTTATTCAGCATTCAAGGCAACCGGCCAGGCGGTTGAAAACCGTCGGTTCCGCATGCCCCACCTGCACATCCAGCACATCGTGCAGCTTGCGCACCTGCTTTACAATCTGCTCCATACGCCCATCGTCCTTGACCACCAGCCACATGCGGCAGGTATCGCCGTCTGCTTCCGGCGTGACAAGCACGCCCTCAAGGTTGTAGGCGCGGCCAGCAAAGAGGCCGCACACGTGCGAAAGCACACCGGGATGATTGTTGACGCTCAAGTGCAAAGTTGTAAGCGCGCTCGTCACGGAACCGTTCATGCGTTAACCCCCTCTATCATCTGACTGTTTGCCGCTCCTGGCGGCACCATGGGAAAAACCTTTTCTTCTGCGCTCATGCGCACTTCAAGCAGGCATGGGCCGGGCGTGCCCAAGGCCTTTTCCAGCACGGCCCTTGGGTCGCGCTCGTTGTTAAGGCAGATGGCCGGCATGCCAAAGCCCTGGGCAATGCGCACAAAGTCCGTGCCTGCCGTAAAGGTCGAGCCGAACAGCCGCCCTCCAAAGAACAGATCCTGCTGTTGCTGCACCAGCCCCAGTCCATCGTTGTTGCACAGGATAATCTTGACGTTGGCCTGATTTTCAACAGCCGTGGCCATTTCCTGAATATTCATGAGCAGGCTGCCATCGCCGGAAAAACAGACCACGGTTTCCTCCGGCTTTGCCAGCGCAGCGCCTATGGCGGCAGGCAGGCCAAAACCCATTGTTCCCAGCCCGCCGGATGTGAGCCACTGCCGGGGCTGCATCATGGGGTAGGCCTGGGCCACGCGCATCTGGTGCTGGCCCACGTCTGTGCTCACAATGCCCTTGCCGTGCAGGGCGTCCGCCACGTGCCTGATGATGCCGTAGGGCGAACAGACCTCATCCGTGCGGTCAAAACGCAGGCCGTGCTCCGCCTTGCATGCTGCCACGCGCTCAAGCCACGGCTCGTGGTCGGTCTTGCGCAACAGGGGCAGCAGGGCCGTGAGAGCCTCTGCCGCGTCCGCTGTAATGCCCACCTGCGGAATGCGCAGCTTGCCCACCTCGCAGGCATCAATATCGATGTGGACAAGGCCCGTCTTGGGGCAAAATCCGTCCAGCCTGCCCGTGGCGCGGTCGCCAAGGCGAGCGCCCACAACCATGAGCAGGTCGCATTCGTCTACCAGCATGTTGGAGGCGCGCGCTCCGTGCATACCCAGCATGCCCACGGCCAGCTCATGCCCATGCGGCACCGTGCCCAGCCCGCGCAGGGACATGACGGCGGGGATGCGGCGAGCCTCCATAAAGGAAACCACCGCCGCCGAGGCCTCGGGAGAAGACGTGCCGCCGCCCAGCAACAACAGGGGGCGCTTTGCGGCGTTCATCATTTCCGCCGCGCGGGCAAGGGCCTGCGGGTCTGGCTGCGGCATGGGCGCGGGGGTTCCGGCGGCGGGCAGATCCTGCAATTCAGCAACAGCCACCTGCACGTCACGCGGGATGTCCACCAGCACAGGGCCGGGGCGGTCGCCAGCGGCAATGGCAAAGGCCTCGGGAATCACGCGCAGCAGTTCGTCAATGGAGCGCACAATAAAGTTGTGTTTGGTGGCGGGAATGGACATGCCGTAGATGTCCACTTCCTGAAAGGCATCGGTACCGATCATGCTCAGGGGCACCTGCCCGGTGATGCAGACCAGCGGCACGGAGTCCATGCGCGCATCGGCGAGCGCCGTGAGCGTATTGGTAGCACCGGGGCCGGAAGTGGCAAAGATAACGCCGGGACGGCCCGTAACCCTCGCCATGCCCTGCGCTATAAAGCCTGCGCCCTGTTCATGACGGGCAAGGATATGCCGGATGGTTCCACTGCGCCCGAGGGCATCGTAGAGAGGAAGATTGAAACCGCCCGGGATGCCCGCAATGTGCGTGACACCCTGGTTCTCCAGCAGGCGGATGGTGAGTTCTGCTCCCGTAAGACGTAACATCGCCGCAAGACTCCTTTTCGATGGTGAGGCTTGTCGGCGGCGGTGCGGACTAAAAAACCCCGCCGACTCGCGCCGGCGGGGTTTGCAATACTACCTTGGATCTTCCCTGCTCAGAACGCGCGCAAAGTGTGACACCGTACTACTACGGCGCACATAATGGATAGCAGCGCTACGTGGCGGAAAGAAGATTGTGTGTTCATGCTCATGTTTGAGACCCTACGCTGGCACCCGGCAAGATGTCAACATATCAGACCAGTGCGGACCAATAATTTTATTTTTTGCGCTTTCTGCCATCGGTATGCGGCAGCAGCAGCTTGACCGCGCGCACCTCGTCAATACGGCGACGATCCATGCGTGTTATCTCCAGATCCCAGCCCTGATAGCGCAGGCGCGCGCCTTTTTCGGGTATACGGCCCAGGCGCTCCATAATGAGCCCCCCGAGGGTGGCGCTGAACAGACGGCGCGGCAGGCTCACCCCAAGCCAGCTTGCAAAAAGGTCAACGGCAAGACGCCCCGGCAGGACCCAACTGCCGTCAGGCCTGCGGCAAACCTCCGGCCCGGCGGGCATATCGCCCATCTGGCCCGCAAGCACGCTCAGCAGTTCCGCGGGGGTGATGATGCCCACAACACTGCCGTATTCATCCCGCACAAAGGCCAGCGGCGCGGGATTTGTACGAAAATCTTCCAGCAGGGTCGTCAGCGGCGTGTGCTCAAATATGGTGGGCGCGGGGCGCACGTAGGTCTTCAGATCCCACTCGCGGTTGCCTATGCCCTGTTGCTCCTGTTGCAGGATTTCACCGGGGTGCACCACGCCCAGCACTTCGTCCGTATCGCGCCGCTGCACAGGCAGCCATGCAAGGCGCGAGGCAGCCGCAAAACGCGTGACCGTGGCGCGGTCGGCATTGCTGTCCAGCCAGTCCACGCGCTGACGCGGAATCATGATAAAACGCGCCGTGCGCCCGCCAAGGCGGATCACACGGGCCACCATGTCCCGCTCCATGGGAGCAAAGAGCTGCCCCCCGGCATCACCAGCCAGCGCCGCCGCCTCAAGCTGGGCCTCGCCGCCGCCGGGTACGCCGCCGCCGAGCAGGTTCAGAATGACCCGCGCCGTGGATTCGCGCATGTCGCGCATGCTGTAGCGCCTGCGGCGGCTGCGCAAGGCCCACTGGTTGCAGGTCTCCACCAGCACGGAAAA
This genomic window contains:
- a CDS encoding YkgJ family cysteine cluster protein; amino-acid sequence: MSSDASRELLDSLPELKPDETFCFDCNPDVPCFNRCCAELTLPLTPYDVLRLRRNLGIGSEEFLGTFTTMRSFPDTGFPLPMLRMLDGPDEPCPFVTPAGCSVYEDRPGACRYYPLGRGTKMATDGVSERFFVVREPHCLGFDKGTVRTPHQWLENEELKPFNTSNDRYMRLMAMVRATGQPLEPRLVTMIVLCLFQIDKFRELITNMRVFSHVDISDQRKAAIMEDSQQGDEAALDFGLDWMELVIFGQSQGLARK
- a CDS encoding sulfite exporter TauE/SafE family protein yields the protein MSFGRQVYEFLLSSSQAYAKWDLEVSTSILKSRKKLLILLALAVPILAGCLAEAYEYHEMLGGKTAYAPAFYTNTIFLASIAVGLAAGLITGCIGAGGGFIITPALMAAGVKGILAVGTDLFHIFAKAIMGTTVHKKLGNVSTKLAIAFLVGSGVGTVIGGAINKGLYNSDPLLSELFISTIYAVLLGFLGFYALFDFLKSSRGGAAANQDAHGGSAGMTGVALKLQALAVPPMITFDEDLVPGGRRISGWIVAAGGVIVGLLAAIMGVGGGFVTFPMFVYIFGVSSMTTVGTDILQIIFTAGFASIGQYAIYGYVFYTLAVGMLLGSLLGIQVGALTTKVVKGIHIRGFYAISIIAGFINRAATLPKKLVELEVLNWSPSVVGIIEDVGNVIFWVVVAFFGIWVFSKFFFNLGKLRGEA
- the tyrS gene encoding tyrosine--tRNA ligase; translation: MTDIDRQMATIKRGMAELIDENELRKKIARGKPLRIKVGFDPTAPDLHLGHTVVMHKMRHFQELGHHVIFLIGDFTGRIGDPSGRSETRPPLTEEQVLANAETYKKQVFKILDPQKTEVAFNSAWLGKMDATGFIKLASSYTVARMMERDDFEKRFREQRPISIHEFLYPLCQGYDSVALKSDVEMGGTDQKFNLLVGRTLQAHYGIESQCILTLPLLEGTDGVRKMSKSYGNYIGIDEAPSQIFGKVMAISDELMWRYYELLSAKSLEDIAALKASVASGELHPKAAKENLAHEMVARYHSEKDADEAKQGFNAVFAGGGVPDDMPEHQCACGEDSTPPFFLEAAGLVKSRGEAKRLMKEGALSIDGERCEDAITPLAAGEYVVKLGKKRFLKLKVR
- a CDS encoding sensor domain-containing diguanylate cyclase; protein product: MSITAFFRTLASRSHWAIHSVWLVVLAGVLCANVVDGYFQLQENELRLLLSESSIAVNIVKMEVGGITHLLDTVENAVMAQRDEGQLADQLQGLVRDNPLVAAIAVELNGAPRASTGAISSASTALFSRSTAKDGLPSVSVSIALKPEFWGYKLAYAFNRADAKVAVYTASGRPLLPFANLGNAENALLAESIANMAPDAAALHTQSLRADGARSMLTLQQAAAPFLAGGPLVVGTIISSENSYAHWHSDLLIQVLIWLAAAVLSTLLLMIEARRRRRSELSTEKLQSAMRSRDKFISILMDHAPIMVSYWDAERRCHYANKMYRAWFGKGEEEIIGIDLQSLLGEELLAKCAPLIDATLRGEPQNFEQERARADGSTGYVLSRYIPDMDGREVRGFFVIASDITELKQTQQSLEKRIEDLYSLATTDALTGLNNRRNLLEKIQFEIERAKRYGLNMVFFMLDIDHFKKINDTFGHDTGDAVLKALGALLHDTMRTSDHVGRLGGEEFGILLASVVPEQAEAIAERLRRRVEEMVVWHNEKDIRFTVSIGLADLQADVENPLEDMVKRADLALYRAKNSGRNRVCLADNLLPPAVDNSEGQGFGA
- a CDS encoding bifunctional nucleoside/nucleotide kinase/histidine phosphatase family protein, yielding MQKLYVAMVGLPARGKSTLAKRIRDGLVTEGIAAKLFNNGDMRRALIGAESTDPNFYDPNNKLGREAREMICMRNMEIAREWLAKDGEVAILDATNVSRARRHLIETTLTDYPVLFVECVNEDQLLLNACIRRKTTLPEYASYTEEEALASFMKRISYYETIYEPLQDEKYWLRVDSTANRILDERPCESSPYYPAIREMVVSVWIQCLYLARHGQTEFNLRGRIGGDPPLTATGRAQALALAAHLRDKPIEWVFTSTRIRSHETATPLLTERPEAHAMAFKEFDEIWAGDCEGMLYSEIRERMPEVTQGRNACKYTYTYPNGESYALLRERVQRGLRRALFLAGDAPLIIVGHQAINRVLLSLFLRQRNEDVPFIYIPQNQYYHISLTPRRKVFERVPYDGGRGASLLAE
- the ilvN gene encoding acetolactate synthase small subunit, whose protein sequence is MNGSVTSALTTLHLSVNNHPGVLSHVCGLFAGRAYNLEGVLVTPEADGDTCRMWLVVKDDGRMEQIVKQVRKLHDVLDVQVGHAEPTVFNRLAGCLEC